In a single window of the Acidimicrobiia bacterium genome:
- a CDS encoding GTP-binding protein, whose translation MARHPLAKVRNIGIMAHIDAGKTTTTERILFYTGRTYKIGETHEGGAVMDYMEQEQERGITITSAATTCMWHDYMIQIIDTPGHVDFTVEVERSLRVLDGAICVFDGVAGVEPQSETVWRQADKYNVPRMCFVNKMDRTGADFYMCLDMIKDRLNATTAVLQLPIGSEEVFEGVVDLIQMKEVKWALDDKSEGADFEVCEIRDELKEIANKYRHEMLDVVAGADDELMELYLEDKEIPEALLKAAIRKGTIANEFVPILTGSAFKNKGVQPMLNAVVDYLPSPLDIPAIDGL comes from the coding sequence ATGGCACGTCACCCACTCGCAAAAGTCCGCAACATCGGAATTATGGCACACATTGATGCTGGTAAAACTACTACTACAGAACGCATTTTATTTTATACAGGCCGTACTTATAAGATCGGTGAAACCCACGAAGGTGGAGCTGTCATGGACTATATGGAACAAGAGCAAGAGCGTGGTATTACTATTACTTCTGCTGCTACTACTTGTATGTGGCACGATTATATGATTCAAATTATTGATACACCTGGACACGTTGACTTCACTGTTGAAGTTGAGCGTTCTTTGCGTGTACTCGATGGTGCGATTTGTGTTTTTGATGGTGTTGCTGGTGTTGAACCACAATCTGAAACTGTATGGCGTCAAGCTGACAAATATAATGTTCCTCGTATGTGTTTCGTAAATAAAATGGATCGTACTGGTGCAGACTTCTATATGTGTTTAGATATGATCAAAGATCGCCTCAACGCGACAACTGCTGTACTTCAACTTCCTATTGGTTCTGAAGAAGTTTTCGAAGGTGTTGTTGACCTTATTCAAATGAAAGAAGTTAAGTGGGCTCTTGATGATAAATCTGAAGGTGCTGATTTTGAGGTTTGTGAAATTCGTGACGAACTAAAAGAAATTGCAAACAAGTATCGTCATGAAATGCTCGACGTTGTTGCTGGTGCAGATGATGAACTAATGGAACTATATCTTGAAGATAAAGAAATTCCTGAAGCATTGTTAAAAGCTGCAATTCGTAAAGGTACTATTGCTAACGAATTCGTTCCAATTCTTACAGGTTCTGCATTTAAGAATAAAGGTGTTCAACCTATGCTTAATGCAGTTGTTGATTACCTTCCTAGCCCATTAGATATACCTGCTATTGATGGTTTAAA
- a CDS encoding carbonic anhydrase gives MLEELLVKNRKWVEKQLNNDSQYFKTLADGQSPEIMLVGCCDSRFPFEVMTGSIPGEIFVHRNIANQVNPADEDVVSAIEFAVKVLNVKHIVVCGHYECGGVKASLEPVDLEHVNSHIDSIIELYKFTNEELSLLNYQERYMKMVELNVENQCESLSKLDFVLDAVKSTGFPHIHGWVFDISSGLIENLEINQY, from the coding sequence ATGCTTGAAGAATTACTAGTAAAAAACCGTAAGTGGGTTGAAAAACAGCTCAATAATGATTCCCAGTATTTTAAAACATTAGCGGATGGGCAATCGCCAGAAATTATGTTGGTTGGTTGTTGCGATAGTCGTTTCCCTTTTGAGGTTATGACTGGCTCTATTCCAGGTGAGATTTTTGTCCATAGAAATATTGCAAATCAAGTTAACCCGGCTGATGAAGACGTTGTATCTGCAATTGAATTTGCTGTAAAAGTTTTAAATGTCAAGCATATAGTTGTTTGTGGGCATTACGAATGTGGAGGAGTAAAGGCAAGTCTTGAGCCTGTTGATTTAGAACACGTAAATTCACATATTGATTCAATAATAGAATTATATAAATTTACAAACGAAGAATTATCTTTATTAAATTATCAAGAACGCTATATGAAGATGGTTGAACTTAACGTTGAAAATCAATGTGAGAGTTTAAGCAAGCTTGATTTTGTGTTAGATGCAGTAAAGTCGACAGGATTTCCTCATATCCATGGCTGGGTTTTCGATATTAGCTCTGGTCTAATAGAGAATTTAGAGATCAATCAATATTAA
- the rpsG gene encoding 30S ribosomal protein S7 — protein MPRKGPAQRRELLPDPIYKSVIVQQLINRILQQGKKSIASKIVYDALEIVKTKKTDGDEAGDPVAVLKKAIENVRPALEVRSRRVGGATYQVPVEVKPRRATTLAVRWVVIHSRKRREKSMAERLAQELIDASNGVGTSIKKREDLQKMAEANKAFAHFRW, from the coding sequence ATGCCACGTAAAGGACCAGCCCAAAGACGTGAACTATTACCAGATCCTATTTATAAGAGTGTCATAGTTCAACAATTAATTAACCGAATCCTTCAACAAGGAAAAAAATCTATTGCTTCAAAAATTGTTTATGATGCACTTGAAATTGTTAAAACTAAAAAGACCGATGGCGATGAAGCAGGAGATCCGGTTGCAGTTTTGAAAAAAGCAATTGAAAATGTTCGTCCCGCACTCGAGGTTAGATCTCGACGTGTTGGTGGTGCAACATATCAAGTACCAGTTGAAGTAAAACCAAGAAGAGCAACAACATTAGCTGTGCGTTGGGTAGTAATTCACTCACGTAAAAGACGCGAAAAGTCAATGGCAGAGCGTTTAGCGCAAGAATTGATCGATGCATCAAACGGTGTTGGTACTTCAATTAAGAAACGTGAAGATCTGCAAAAAATGGCTGAAGCTAACAAAGCATTCGCTCATTTCCGTTGGTAG
- the rpsL gene encoding 30S ribosomal protein S12, giving the protein MPTIEQLVRKGRKTKTTKSVVPALKGSPQRRGVCTQVKTLTPRKPNSALRKIARVRLSTGIEVTAYIPGIGHNLQEHSIVLVRGGRVKDLPGVRYKVVRGTLDASGVVGRKQARSRYGAKREKKA; this is encoded by the coding sequence GTGCCAACAATTGAACAACTCGTTCGTAAAGGACGAAAAACAAAAACTACAAAATCTGTAGTTCCAGCTTTGAAGGGTTCACCACAACGACGTGGTGTTTGTACTCAAGTAAAAACTCTTACACCAAGAAAACCAAACTCTGCTCTTCGTAAAATTGCACGTGTACGTTTATCAACAGGTATAGAAGTAACAGCATATATTCCAGGTATCGGCCACAACCTCCAAGAGCACTCTATTGTTCTAGTTCGAGGTGGACGTGTAAAAGACTTACCAGGTGTTCGTTATAAAGTCGTTCGTGGAACACTTGACGCATCAGGAGTTGTAGGTCGTAAACAAGCACGAAGCCGCTATGGTGCTAAGAGAGAGAAGAAAGCATAA
- a CDS encoding glycosyltransferase has protein sequence MRNLTPVTISLIIPNFNYGEFLEECINSVLDQTVTPDEIIIIDDCSSDNSLEILSRFENNKQIKIIRNRKNLGIVDNFNKAIKASTSDYIVFVEADNRIKKTFVEEYKKAISKDTEAAILYCDITIFGPRACLLAETTNAKNNNDGSYSWVFPEPSDENIKRLETTNFMHGSSIYRRDWYQKVGGYQDNGIPEDFDLFRRIVFAGGLPVHVNAETLEYRQHSPDQSQTKINLETKIVELLQRNKVLEEEIERVDSVLKDRDKEIYELNNKLNSLSEKIIGKIKRIIKKIKI, from the coding sequence ATGAGAAACTTAACACCCGTAACGATCAGTCTAATTATCCCCAATTTTAACTATGGAGAATTTCTAGAGGAATGTATTAACTCAGTATTAGACCAAACTGTAACCCCAGATGAGATAATCATTATTGATGATTGTTCTAGCGATAATTCATTAGAAATACTCAGTAGATTTGAAAACAATAAACAAATTAAAATCATCCGAAATCGTAAAAATTTAGGCATAGTAGACAATTTCAATAAAGCAATAAAGGCTTCAACATCTGATTATATTGTTTTCGTTGAAGCAGATAATAGAATTAAAAAGACTTTTGTTGAAGAGTATAAAAAAGCAATATCTAAAGATACTGAAGCAGCAATACTATATTGTGATATTACAATATTCGGCCCACGTGCTTGCCTACTTGCAGAGACCACAAATGCTAAAAACAATAACGATGGTAGTTATAGTTGGGTATTTCCTGAACCTAGTGATGAAAATATAAAAAGACTTGAGACAACAAATTTTATGCACGGTTCATCAATTTATCGAAGGGATTGGTATCAAAAAGTAGGAGGATACCAGGACAATGGGATCCCGGAAGATTTTGACTTATTTAGAAGAATAGTTTTTGCAGGCGGTTTACCTGTCCATGTTAATGCCGAGACCCTAGAATACCGACAACATTCACCAGATCAGTCTCAAACAAAAATTAACCTAGAAACCAAAATTGTTGAATTATTGCAAAGAAATAAGGTCCTTGAAGAAGAAATAGAGCGCGTAGATTCAGTATTAAAAGATAGAGATAAAGAAATCTACGAACTCAATAATAAATTAAATTCATTATCAGAAAAAATTATCGGAAAAATTAAAAGAATAATAAAAAAAATAAAAATCTAA
- the rfbB gene encoding dTDP-glucose 4,6-dehydratase — protein sequence MSNNPRILITGGAGFIGTNFAHLIVEKYPNYEIVIVDKLNKQGRRENLKDIEDKIEFHHFDLIQEEKLRPIFEKGLDYIVHFAAETNVDRSIEDPDSFVSSNVVATNILLRMARDFKVKRFHHVSTDEVFGELSLDPNEKFNENTAYDPRSPYSATKAASDHLVRAYAATYGMHITISNCSNNYGPYQVPENIVPLFSLFALNNKDLTIYGDGKSVRDYLYVRDHCEAIDLILHEGKAGETYCVGGGSEKNGIEIADAILLALPETKSEKKFVTDRPGHDLRYAIDHSKLTRELDYKPSVTFEEGLAKTVDWYKANEWWWEPIMADLYVPDFLK from the coding sequence ATGTCAAATAATCCAAGAATACTTATCACGGGTGGTGCAGGTTTTATAGGTACAAACTTTGCTCATCTGATTGTTGAAAAATATCCTAATTATGAAATAGTAATTGTAGATAAATTAAACAAACAAGGTAGAAGAGAAAACCTTAAAGACATTGAAGACAAAATTGAATTTCATCATTTTGATCTAATACAAGAAGAGAAACTGCGACCTATTTTTGAAAAAGGTTTAGATTATATTGTACATTTTGCAGCAGAAACAAATGTTGATCGTTCTATTGAAGATCCCGATAGTTTTGTATCTAGTAACGTTGTAGCTACTAACATTTTATTGCGCATGGCACGTGACTTTAAAGTTAAACGTTTCCATCATGTTTCCACCGATGAAGTTTTTGGTGAGCTTTCACTTGATCCTAATGAAAAATTTAACGAAAATACTGCTTATGATCCGCGTAGTCCTTATTCTGCAACTAAAGCAGCAAGTGATCATTTAGTTCGCGCGTATGCTGCTACTTATGGAATGCATATTACCATTTCGAATTGTTCAAATAATTATGGTCCATATCAGGTGCCAGAAAATATTGTCCCATTGTTTTCGTTGTTTGCTTTAAACAATAAAGATTTAACAATTTATGGTGATGGAAAATCTGTGCGCGACTATCTATATGTACGAGATCACTGTGAGGCTATTGACCTTATTTTACATGAGGGCAAAGCAGGCGAAACTTATTGTGTAGGTGGCGGTTCCGAAAAAAATGGTATTGAAATTGCCGACGCTATTTTATTGGCACTACCTGAAACAAAATCAGAGAAGAAATTTGTGACTGATCGTCCAGGACATGATCTTCGTTACGCTATTGATCACTCAAAGCTCACACGCGAACTTGATTACAAGCCAAGCGTTACTTTTGAAGAAGGTTTAGCAAAAACCGTTGACTGGTATAAGGCCAACGAATGGTGGTGGGAGCCGATCATGGCCGACCTCTATGTTCCTGATTTTCTCAAGTAG
- a CDS encoding PQQ-dependent sugar dehydrogenase, which translates to MSKPIFSETKSHKPYYIIAFIFVVIGAIYFLVFQNDTSNVQKSTESRIVSSNVPTLKTETIVGGLVNVWDIGFLPNGTMLYTERPGRLSAFKDGKSRVIQKVSKVFAEGEGGLLGLAIDTKYSENSNIFVCYDGKVGDKLNVKVKRIKLDYELKVVEDKDIITDIPANESGRHSGCRIRMDNEEHLWVGAGDTASSGISQNHKSLGGKMLRVDRDGKGVEGNMGGDFDPRIFNFGHRNLQGIALFNKPIDGVYGYSAEHGTDVDDEINLLIKGNFGWDPGPGYDENVPMTDLKKYPDAKKAIWSSGDSTIAVSGATLIEGEQWGSYNGALAVAVLKDQKLNIYSIDKGYKVTNLDSILKDFGRLRSVIQGPDGNLFITTDNNKNDKIIKIIPKL; encoded by the coding sequence ATGTCAAAACCTATATTTTCTGAAACTAAATCTCACAAGCCGTATTATATAATTGCATTTATTTTTGTAGTCATCGGAGCAATTTATTTTTTAGTTTTTCAAAACGATACCAGTAATGTACAAAAATCAACAGAGTCAAGAATAGTTAGCTCTAATGTTCCAACGTTAAAGACTGAAACCATTGTTGGTGGTCTTGTCAATGTTTGGGATATAGGTTTTTTACCTAATGGCACTATGTTATACACAGAACGACCCGGACGTTTAAGTGCCTTTAAAGATGGAAAATCAAGAGTTATACAAAAAGTTTCAAAAGTATTTGCTGAAGGCGAGGGCGGTTTATTGGGATTAGCTATCGACACTAAGTATTCAGAAAACTCAAATATTTTTGTTTGTTATGATGGAAAAGTTGGTGACAAGCTTAATGTGAAAGTTAAGAGAATAAAATTAGATTATGAATTAAAAGTTGTTGAAGATAAAGATATTATTACAGATATTCCAGCCAATGAGAGCGGTAGGCATTCTGGTTGTCGAATACGTATGGATAATGAAGAGCATCTTTGGGTCGGTGCTGGCGATACAGCAAGTTCTGGTATCTCGCAAAATCATAAGTCGCTAGGTGGAAAAATGTTGCGTGTTGATAGAGATGGTAAAGGTGTAGAAGGAAATATGGGTGGAGATTTTGATCCACGGATATTTAACTTCGGTCATCGTAACCTCCAAGGTATTGCTTTATTCAATAAGCCCATAGATGGTGTTTATGGATACTCCGCGGAACATGGGACTGATGTAGATGACGAGATTAATCTTTTAATTAAAGGTAATTTTGGCTGGGATCCTGGACCCGGTTATGACGAAAATGTTCCAATGACTGATCTGAAAAAATATCCTGATGCAAAAAAGGCAATTTGGTCTTCTGGCGACTCTACTATTGCAGTTTCTGGTGCAACATTAATAGAAGGTGAACAATGGGGCTCTTATAATGGAGCATTGGCTGTTGCGGTGCTCAAAGATCAAAAATTGAATATTTATAGTATCGACAAAGGATATAAAGTTACTAATTTAGATTCAATATTAAAAGATTTTGGACGTTTACGTAGTGTTATACAAGGACCAGATGGCAATCTTTTTATAACTACTGATAATAACAAGAATGACAAAATCATAAAAATCATTCCAAAGTTGTAG
- a CDS encoding redoxin domain-containing protein → MTLNVGTKAPDIDYITPDGEETSIIKGGKETWVIFIPFAFTGVCTSELCDIRDNPNNYLTTQRDVVLVSCDSAPSQIAWVEMNGFKGSMVSDFYPHGLISKNYDNFNEDLGCSNRTSYLVGTNGDILKVLEAEELGKQRDLTQYA, encoded by the coding sequence ATGACATTAAATGTAGGAACAAAAGCGCCAGATATAGATTATATAACTCCCGATGGAGAAGAAACGTCAATAATAAAAGGCGGTAAAGAAACATGGGTTATATTCATACCATTTGCATTCACAGGTGTATGCACTTCTGAACTTTGCGATATTCGTGATAATCCAAATAATTATTTAACAACGCAAAGAGATGTAGTTTTAGTTTCGTGTGACAGTGCACCTTCACAAATAGCCTGGGTTGAGATGAACGGGTTTAAAGGCTCAATGGTTAGCGATTTTTATCCGCATGGCCTAATTTCAAAAAATTATGATAACTTTAATGAAGATTTAGGTTGTTCAAATCGTACGTCTTATCTTGTCGGCACCAACGGAGACATTTTGAAAGTACTTGAAGCTGAAGAATTGGGTAAGCAAAGAGATTTAACTCAATACGCATAA
- a CDS encoding DNA starvation/stationary phase protection protein, which yields MQIDTNISKTDRTEISEGLSKVLADTFTLYLKTHKFHWNVTGPMFSALHATFEIQYNELWLATDLIAERIRALGSFSPGSYNEFSMLTSIKEAVDNPKAMDMIKELVEGHETVAKTIREAMTHAEKSGDEVTQDILTQRLTEHEKTAWMLRSNLE from the coding sequence ATGCAAATAGATACAAATATTTCTAAAACAGACAGAACAGAAATCTCAGAAGGGCTCAGTAAAGTACTGGCAGATACTTTCACCCTTTATCTAAAAACACATAAATTTCATTGGAATGTAACTGGCCCAATGTTCTCAGCTTTACATGCAACATTTGAAATTCAATATAATGAGCTTTGGTTAGCAACAGATCTAATTGCTGAAAGAATAAGAGCTTTAGGATCATTCTCACCAGGTAGCTACAATGAATTTTCGATGTTGACTTCAATAAAAGAAGCTGTTGATAATCCTAAAGCTATGGATATGATAAAAGAACTAGTCGAGGGCCACGAAACTGTTGCTAAAACAATACGTGAAGCAATGACACATGCAGAAAAATCTGGTGACGAAGTAACACAAGATATACTTACTCAACGTTTAACAGAGCATGAAAAAACAGCTTGGATGTTACGTTCAAATTTGGAATAG
- a CDS encoding RNA polymerase sigma factor, with product MKLKVSTLKAKKLPLPILIEAARYGDSNAYEELLTRSYQSVYKYCCTMGSIDDALDLTQETYVRALKQKNIACDIKSVEGFMIHIARYVCCDYVRERVKTRSLTEKCMKQPQNDLFDDYDFIDDEICEESLVNISSDHREAFVLTQILKFPYEESALILNIPVGTIRSRVSRARETLSRNYKDNII from the coding sequence ATGAAATTAAAGGTATCTACTTTAAAAGCTAAGAAGTTACCTTTACCTATTCTCATTGAGGCTGCACGTTATGGTGACAGCAATGCTTATGAGGAACTTCTAACGAGAAGTTATCAAAGTGTCTATAAATATTGTTGCACAATGGGCTCGATAGACGATGCTCTAGATCTAACCCAAGAAACTTATGTACGCGCATTAAAACAGAAAAATATAGCATGCGATATAAAGAGTGTAGAAGGATTTATGATACATATTGCTCGATATGTTTGTTGTGACTATGTACGCGAGCGAGTTAAGACCAGATCACTTACTGAAAAATGTATGAAGCAGCCTCAAAATGATTTATTTGATGATTATGACTTTATTGATGATGAGATCTGTGAAGAAAGTTTAGTTAATATTTCTAGTGATCATCGTGAAGCTTTTGTGTTAACACAAATTCTTAAATTTCCGTATGAAGAAAGCGCATTAATACTGAACATCCCCGTCGGTACTATTAGATCTAGAGTCTCACGAGCACGTGAAACTCTAAGTAGAAACTATAAAGACAATATTATTTAA
- a CDS encoding YcnI family protein has translation MKNTITKFGKLLSLMTLVVATLGVMSLPASAHVGVGPNTAEQGSFGVFNFKVPNEEADANTVKLEVAIPVDAHMGYVSVQPKAGWTYEVEKTKLDPPVKGKHGEIKEVVSKITWSGGEIKPGEFDQFTVSMGVLPSTVDSISFKTIQTYSNGVISRWIDEPLADGKEAEHPAPVLTLTKASSDDAMASTHDAKNEKKSADNSDESDDDDSDDESSSNTVGYVGIGLGAVALLAAIAAFSKKNK, from the coding sequence ATGAAAAATACAATAACGAAGTTTGGAAAGCTTCTATCACTTATGACACTAGTTGTCGCAACACTGGGGGTAATGAGCCTTCCCGCTTCAGCACATGTTGGCGTTGGTCCAAATACTGCAGAACAAGGAAGCTTTGGCGTTTTCAATTTTAAAGTACCCAATGAAGAAGCAGATGCGAATACTGTAAAACTTGAAGTAGCAATCCCCGTTGATGCACATATGGGATATGTTTCAGTTCAACCAAAAGCTGGTTGGACATATGAAGTTGAAAAAACAAAATTGGATCCACCTGTTAAAGGAAAACATGGTGAAATCAAAGAAGTAGTTTCAAAAATTACTTGGTCAGGTGGCGAAATCAAGCCTGGAGAATTTGATCAATTTACAGTATCAATGGGAGTACTACCAAGTACAGTTGATTCAATAAGTTTTAAAACAATCCAAACTTATTCAAATGGAGTTATTTCTAGATGGATTGATGAACCATTAGCCGATGGAAAAGAAGCAGAACATCCTGCACCTGTACTTACGTTAACTAAAGCTTCAAGTGATGATGCAATGGCTTCAACACATGATGCTAAAAACGAAAAGAAATCAGCAGACAATTCAGACGAATCAGATGACGATGATTCAGATGACGAATCATCAAGCAATACTGTTGGATATGTAGGTATTGGACTTGGTGCAGTTGCTTTACTTGCAGCTATTGCAGCTTTTAGCAAAAAGAATAAATAA